A single genomic interval of Halogeometricum sp. S3BR5-2 harbors:
- a CDS encoding helix-turn-helix domain-containing protein — translation MYELFDGTAARVLLAIESGDSIRQVAQHIHTPYETVRQAVNRLEDAGYLAYDDGLFVADDRVREAARDLLVASAGVSPPSIEEAYVLPQFGDWPFAFARIDAVYVWTQGGYQVGRDPDDYPLFLAVREQDVEAWQEFFQQFSLPTAFERQPRDGLDGPLQIVLDPRPTLEIDHVDGYPVVPRDETVAYMCEHYAQFQSALAILDRMYDDLDLDVAYRESEQPD, via the coding sequence ATGTACGAATTGTTCGATGGGACGGCCGCTCGCGTGCTGCTCGCAATCGAGTCCGGAGATTCGATCCGACAGGTCGCCCAGCACATCCACACCCCCTACGAGACGGTCCGCCAGGCCGTCAACCGGCTTGAGGACGCGGGCTATCTCGCGTACGACGATGGGCTGTTCGTCGCCGACGATCGCGTTCGTGAGGCGGCACGCGACCTGTTGGTGGCGAGTGCCGGCGTGAGTCCGCCGTCTATCGAGGAGGCGTACGTCCTCCCGCAGTTCGGTGACTGGCCGTTCGCGTTCGCCCGGATCGATGCAGTCTACGTCTGGACGCAGGGTGGCTACCAGGTCGGTCGCGACCCTGATGACTATCCGCTGTTTCTCGCCGTTCGGGAGCAGGATGTCGAGGCGTGGCAGGAGTTTTTCCAGCAGTTTAGCCTCCCGACGGCGTTCGAGCGACAGCCGCGGGACGGACTCGATGGCCCGCTCCAGATCGTCCTTGATCCGCGACCGACGCTCGAAATCGACCACGTCGACGGCTACCCAGTCGTCCCGCGCGACGAGACCGTCGCCTACATGTGCGAACACTACGCGCAGTTCCAGTCGGCGCTGGCGATACTCGATCGCATGTACGACGACCTTGATCTCGACGTGGCCTATCGCGAATCGGAACAACCCGACTGA
- a CDS encoding DUF7437 domain-containing protein: MPDDTRHVNGATVRDLLSVATLLEDPQLAGLYAHLYREEPATVREIMNALDFSRETTQTLLSRLEEMGTVETLTDDEPQKYRAISIELSLSADQGDRTYTVTPALIDAVGRRCADGDIDTYIDRHGLAGLATALIYAVDRERSRVTHRLMARDLDIAPLEAEIILQALRPVVHDHFEIEVADSGDVFESESNAP; this comes from the coding sequence ATGCCTGACGACACACGCCATGTGAATGGAGCAACAGTCAGGGACCTCCTCTCAGTTGCGACTCTCCTCGAAGATCCACAGCTAGCGGGTCTGTACGCGCACCTCTATCGTGAAGAGCCTGCGACTGTTCGCGAGATCATGAACGCGCTCGACTTCTCTCGGGAGACCACTCAGACGTTACTGTCTCGGCTCGAAGAGATGGGCACAGTTGAGACACTTACTGATGACGAGCCACAGAAGTACCGAGCGATCAGCATCGAGCTCTCGTTGTCCGCGGATCAGGGCGATCGGACCTACACAGTGACGCCGGCGTTGATCGACGCTGTCGGCAGACGCTGTGCAGACGGCGACATCGATACATACATCGACCGTCACGGACTCGCTGGGCTTGCGACGGCGCTCATCTATGCTGTCGATCGGGAACGATCCAGAGTGACACATCGGCTGATGGCCCGTGATCTGGATATCGCCCCGCTGGAAGCCGAGATCATTCTTCAAGCACTTCGTCCAGTCGTCCACGACCACTTCGAGATCGAGGTCGCAGACAGTGGCGATGTATTTGAGTCCGAAAGCAACGCCCCGTGA